The region TCTACGGTTACTCGGACTACGAGGAGGAACGCGCCGACCGCTGCCGGGCCTTCGACAAGCTCGTCGGGCGGATCGTCGATCTGATCCAGGGAGACGACCGCCTGGAAGGCGCGAGCCTGCTCGACTGCGGATGCGGACCGGGTTACCTGCTGGAACGGGCGCACCGGCGCGGCTTCGCGGTCGAGGGCATCGAGCGGAACTCCGCGGCGGCGGCGGCGGTCGCGAGCCGGTACGGCTTCCCGGTGCACGTGGGCGCCTTGCTCGACTACGGCGAAGGCCAGTTCGACGTGGTCACCATGATGGACGTGATCGAGCACCTGCACGACCCGTTCGCGGCTCTGCGGAAGGTCGCGGAGCTGACGAAGCCCGGCGGGCTCTTCGTCGTCTCGACCATGGACTCGGATTCGCTGGTTTCACGGATCGCGGGGAAGAGATTGGAGGATTTCAGACGGGTGCGGGAGCACCTCTATTTCTTTACCAGGCACACGATGACGGGAGCGCTGGAACGAGCGGGGTTCGAGGTGCTCGCCGTGAAGTCCTACGGGATCACGCTGACGTTGGAGACGCTGTCGCGCCGGCTCGGCAACGCCAGTCCGCTGCTCGGGCGCTTCCTCGGAACTTCAGCGCGGGCGCTTGGGCTCTCGCAGTCTCGGGTTCACTTCGACCCGCGCACCAAGATGGTGGTGTTCGCGCGGCGGGCAGGTCGTCGGCAGCTAGCAAGTTAGACGGCGTCTGCACAAGGGGTGACGATCCCTCGAGGACACCCGAGCGGAAGTGTCCGCGCAAGGTGGAAATTCCTCCTTCGGATCACGTGCGGCGGCTCCCCCCGGGCTATTGACCTGAACGCTGTTCGGCGGCAGGTTGAACCCGGCACTTTCCACCTTCTCGAGACCACCGCCTCATGCCAGCATCGACGCCTTCCCCCGCGCCGCGAACCCACGGACCGCTCGCCGTCGCGGCCTGCGGCCTCGCCCTCCTCCTCCTGAGCGACTCGCCGCCGATCCAGGCTCAGTCCGCGGCGGAGGCGATCATATCCTCGACGACCTACCGCGAGATCGGGCCCACCCGGCAGAGCGGCCGCTTCGTGGACATCGCGGTTCCCAAGCAGGATCCGCACACCTTCTACATCGCCACGGCCTCTGGCCATCTCTGGAAGACCACCAACCGGGGCATCACCTTCGACGTGCTCTTCACGGACGAACCTGTCTTCAGCATCGGGGCGATCGCGGTGGCCCCCTCCGACCCGAACGTCCTCTATCTGGGATCGGGCGAGGCGAACAACTCCCGCTCCTCCTACTGGGGCGACGGCGTGTACAAGTCCACGGACGCGGGCGAGAGCTGGTCGAACGTGGGGCTGCCCGAGTCTCACCACGTCGGGCGCATCGTGGTGCATCCGACCGATCCGGACATCGCCTACGTCGCGGCTCTGGGTCATCTCTATTCCGAGAATCCGGAACGCGGCCTCTACCGGACGACCGACGGCGGCGAGAGCTGGGAACACGTGCTCGCGCCGGAGTCCGAGGGACGAGCCATCGGAGTGGTCGACGTGGTGATGGATCCGACCGACCCGAACACGCTATACGCGGCGAGCTACGACAAGGTCAGGCTCCCCTTCACGTTCGATCTCGGCGGACCCGGCAGCCGTCTCTACAAGACGACCGACGGCGGCGCCAACTGGATCGGGATCGGCGCCGGGCTGCCGGAGGGCATGCTCGGGCGCATCGGCGTGGATGTCTACGAACGCGATCCGAACATCCTCTACGCCACCATCGAGAACGCCAACAAGGAAGGGATGTCGGACGAGGAGAGGCGCCAGGAGCTGCTCGAACACCAATCGAGCCGAGGGATGATCGGGGGCGAGGTCTACCGATCCGACGACGCCGGCCTGACCTGGACCAAGGTGAGTCCGGACGGCCAGTCGATCGGAGGCGCACCCGCCTACTATTACGGACAGATCATCATCGACCCCAACGATCCCGACATCGTGCACGTGCTCTCGGCGGCGTCCTGGGGCACGTACGACGGCGGCGAGACCTGGGAGCGCAGGCCGCTCGGCTTCGGGGGCGACGATCACGCGCTCTGGATCAACCCCGACGACTCGCGCCACATGATCCTGGGCTACGACCACGGCATGGGGGTCAGCTACGACGCCGGCGAACACTGGTACCATCCGGACTTTCAGTCGCTCGCCCAGTTCTACGCCGTGGGCATCGACATGTCCTACCCCTACCGGGTCGCCGGGGGGCTTCAGGACAACGGATCGCATATGGCCTACAACACCAACCCGGCCGGCGGTCCCGTCCGTTTCGAGATGTGGGATCGCGTCGGCGGCGGCGACGGCATGTACAACGAGTTCGACTGGTGCGAAGGGCGCTACCTCTACAACGAGTCGCAGTTCGGTCCCATCGCCCGGCTCGACCTCGTGACCGGCGAACGGCGCGGCATCCGGCACGACGACCCCGACATGCGCTGGAACTGGAACGC is a window of Gemmatimonadota bacterium DNA encoding:
- a CDS encoding class I SAM-dependent methyltransferase, which codes for MGISVSGSDDGIPTSESWGPAPDPSASGCEFCGRADRIATRYVFDAHRILRCRRCTFMWLDPRPSEDDLHAVYDEHYFRNPGFFDGDESALYGYSDYEEERADRCRAFDKLVGRIVDLIQGDDRLEGASLLDCGCGPGYLLERAHRRGFAVEGIERNSAAAAAVASRYGFPVHVGALLDYGEGQFDVVTMMDVIEHLHDPFAALRKVAELTKPGGLFVVSTMDSDSLVSRIAGKRLEDFRRVREHLYFFTRHTMTGALERAGFEVLAVKSYGITLTLETLSRRLGNASPLLGRFLGTSARALGLSQSRVHFDPRTKMVVFARRAGRRQLAS